From a region of the Helianthus annuus cultivar XRQ/B chromosome 5, HanXRQr2.0-SUNRISE, whole genome shotgun sequence genome:
- the LOC110928951 gene encoding rhamnogalacturonan I rhamnosyltransferase 1 isoform X1, with protein MGMKVLGEGKVERLKRSVGYSNARGNKMKLWMVRATTVVLLWTCLVQLMALGESWGPRVLKGWPSHDSVISGAALDVKLLPVVPVRELPPKRVYKNNGYLLISCNGGLNQMRSAICDMVAIARYLNVTLIVPELDKTSFWADPRYAKLSLVLAYGITRVNLLFSLLNFSEFEDIFDVDHFITSLRDEVRILKQLPIRLKQKVESGILHTMPPVSWSDISYYHNQILPLIQRYKVLHLNRTDARLANSGQPVDLQKLRCRVNFSALRFTSQIEELGRRVVNLLRKNGPFLVLHLRYEMDMLAFSGCTQGCNDEEVEELTRMRYAYPWWKEKIINSDLKRKDGLCPLTPEETALALRALDIDPGIQIYIAAGEIYGGERRMATLASAYPKLVRKETLLGPDDLKFFQNHSSQMAALDYLVSLESDIFVPTYDGNMAKVVEGHRRYLGFKKTILLDRKLLVELIDKYTTNSMSWDEFSSAVKEAHANRMGNPIKRLIIPDRPKEEDYFYANPEECLQQPSSDNEPVNIIQ; from the exons ATGGGGATGAAAGTGTTGGGGGAGGGTAAGGTGGAGAGGTTGAAGCGGTCGGTCGGGTATTCGAATGCTAGGGGTAATAAAATGAAGCTGTGGATGGTTAGGGCTACTACTGTGGTGTTGTTGTGGACTTGTTTGGTTCAGTTGATGGCATTGGGGGAGTCTTGGGGACCTAGGGTTTTGAAAGGGTGGCCTTCGCATGATTCGGTTATTTCGGGTGCTGCTTTGGATGTTAAGTTGTTGCCGGTTGTTCCGGTTAGAGAGCTTCCACCCAAGA GGGTTTACAAGAACAATGGTTACCTACTGATTTCATGTAACGGAGGACTTAATCAAATGCGATCTGCT ATATGTGATATGGTTGCAATTGCAAGATACTTGAATGTTACACTCATAGTTCCTGAGCTGGATAAAACGTCTTTCTGGGCGGATCCAAGGTATGCCAAATTATCTCTGGTATTAGCATATGGAATCACGAGAGTTAATTTATTGTTTTCGTTACTAAATTTCAGTGAATTTGAGGATATTTTTGACGTTGATCATTTCATTACGTCCTTGAGAGATGAAGTGCGGATACTTAAACAGCTTCCTATCAGGCTTAAACAGAAAGTCGAATCGGGAATTCTGCATACAATGCCTCCCGTTAGTTGGTCTGATATTTCATATTACCACAACCAA ATTCTTCCTTTGATTCAAAGATACAAAGTGTTGCATTTGAATAGAACGGATGCTCGGCTGGCCAATAGTGGTCAACCGGTTGACCTCCAGAAGCTGAGGTGTCGAGTAAATTTCAGTGCTCTAAGATTCACTAGTCAAATTGAAGAATTGGGTAGACGGGTCGTTAACCTTTTAAGAAAAAATGGACCTTTTTTAGTGCTTCACCTTCGATACGAAATGGACATGTTAGCATTTTCTGGTTGTACTCAAGGATGCAATGATGAGGAGGTGGAAGAGTTGACCCGAATGAG GTATGCTTACCCATGGTGGAAAGAAAAGATCATAAATTCCGATTTAAAACGAAAAGATGGTTTATGCCCTTTAACTCCCGAAGAGACTGCGCTTGCGTTAAGGGCACTTGACATAGATCCGGGCATCCAGATTTACATTGCGGCTGGTGAGATATACGGTGGGGAAAGGAGAATGGCTACGCTTGCATCGGCATATCCGAAGCTG GTACGGAAAGAGACTCTATTGGGACCAGACGACCTTAAATTTTTCCAGAATCACTCGTCACAGATGGCAGCATTGGATTACCTTGTGTCACTGGAAAGTGATATTTTTGTCCCTACTTATGATGGAAACATGGCCAAAGTCGTAGAAGGCCACCGCAG ATATTTGGGTTTCAAGAAGACGATTCTATTGGATAGAAAACTACTTGTTGAACTAATAGACAAATACACGACCAACTCGATGAGTTGGGATGAATTCTCGAGCGCTGTCAAGGAAGCCCATGCAAACCGAATGGGGAACCCGATAAAAAGATTAATTATTCCAGACAGACCCAAAGAAGAAGATTACTTTTATGCAAATCCAGAAGAATGCTTGCAGCAGCCTTCTTCAGACAATGAACCTGTGAATATCATCCAATGA
- the LOC110928951 gene encoding rhamnogalacturonan I rhamnosyltransferase 1 isoform X2, with the protein MGMKVLGEGKVERLKRSVGYSNARGNKMKLWMVRATTVVLLWTCLVQLMALGESWGPRVLKGWPSHDSVISGAALDVKLLPVVPVRELPPKRVYKNNGYLLISCNGGLNQMRSAICDMVAIARYLNVTLIVPELDKTSFWADPSEFEDIFDVDHFITSLRDEVRILKQLPIRLKQKVESGILHTMPPVSWSDISYYHNQILPLIQRYKVLHLNRTDARLANSGQPVDLQKLRCRVNFSALRFTSQIEELGRRVVNLLRKNGPFLVLHLRYEMDMLAFSGCTQGCNDEEVEELTRMRYAYPWWKEKIINSDLKRKDGLCPLTPEETALALRALDIDPGIQIYIAAGEIYGGERRMATLASAYPKLVRKETLLGPDDLKFFQNHSSQMAALDYLVSLESDIFVPTYDGNMAKVVEGHRRYLGFKKTILLDRKLLVELIDKYTTNSMSWDEFSSAVKEAHANRMGNPIKRLIIPDRPKEEDYFYANPEECLQQPSSDNEPVNIIQ; encoded by the exons ATGGGGATGAAAGTGTTGGGGGAGGGTAAGGTGGAGAGGTTGAAGCGGTCGGTCGGGTATTCGAATGCTAGGGGTAATAAAATGAAGCTGTGGATGGTTAGGGCTACTACTGTGGTGTTGTTGTGGACTTGTTTGGTTCAGTTGATGGCATTGGGGGAGTCTTGGGGACCTAGGGTTTTGAAAGGGTGGCCTTCGCATGATTCGGTTATTTCGGGTGCTGCTTTGGATGTTAAGTTGTTGCCGGTTGTTCCGGTTAGAGAGCTTCCACCCAAGA GGGTTTACAAGAACAATGGTTACCTACTGATTTCATGTAACGGAGGACTTAATCAAATGCGATCTGCT ATATGTGATATGGTTGCAATTGCAAGATACTTGAATGTTACACTCATAGTTCCTGAGCTGGATAAAACGTCTTTCTGGGCGGATCCAAG TGAATTTGAGGATATTTTTGACGTTGATCATTTCATTACGTCCTTGAGAGATGAAGTGCGGATACTTAAACAGCTTCCTATCAGGCTTAAACAGAAAGTCGAATCGGGAATTCTGCATACAATGCCTCCCGTTAGTTGGTCTGATATTTCATATTACCACAACCAA ATTCTTCCTTTGATTCAAAGATACAAAGTGTTGCATTTGAATAGAACGGATGCTCGGCTGGCCAATAGTGGTCAACCGGTTGACCTCCAGAAGCTGAGGTGTCGAGTAAATTTCAGTGCTCTAAGATTCACTAGTCAAATTGAAGAATTGGGTAGACGGGTCGTTAACCTTTTAAGAAAAAATGGACCTTTTTTAGTGCTTCACCTTCGATACGAAATGGACATGTTAGCATTTTCTGGTTGTACTCAAGGATGCAATGATGAGGAGGTGGAAGAGTTGACCCGAATGAG GTATGCTTACCCATGGTGGAAAGAAAAGATCATAAATTCCGATTTAAAACGAAAAGATGGTTTATGCCCTTTAACTCCCGAAGAGACTGCGCTTGCGTTAAGGGCACTTGACATAGATCCGGGCATCCAGATTTACATTGCGGCTGGTGAGATATACGGTGGGGAAAGGAGAATGGCTACGCTTGCATCGGCATATCCGAAGCTG GTACGGAAAGAGACTCTATTGGGACCAGACGACCTTAAATTTTTCCAGAATCACTCGTCACAGATGGCAGCATTGGATTACCTTGTGTCACTGGAAAGTGATATTTTTGTCCCTACTTATGATGGAAACATGGCCAAAGTCGTAGAAGGCCACCGCAG ATATTTGGGTTTCAAGAAGACGATTCTATTGGATAGAAAACTACTTGTTGAACTAATAGACAAATACACGACCAACTCGATGAGTTGGGATGAATTCTCGAGCGCTGTCAAGGAAGCCCATGCAAACCGAATGGGGAACCCGATAAAAAGATTAATTATTCCAGACAGACCCAAAGAAGAAGATTACTTTTATGCAAATCCAGAAGAATGCTTGCAGCAGCCTTCTTCAGACAATGAACCTGTGAATATCATCCAATGA